ACAGTCGGGATATCGCGGATTAATCTAATAATCCTTACATAATAAGGAACAGCCTTTTTCATTTTTATTAATAAATTTTCTAATTGTTTATCTGCGTATGGCTTATATTTTCCACGTTTCCACCAGCCATATAATCGCGAACCTTTTACAACAGCGCATGGATAAATTTTTATTTGGTCAGGACGAAAATTTCTATTTGAAAAAATCTTTTTAAATAGTGCTAAATCTTTCGCAGGCGTTGACCCAGGCAAATTCGGCATCAGATGATAGCAAATTTTAAATCCAGCCTGCCTTAATAATTTAGTCGCTCTAATAATATCTTTTATATCACTGCCTCTTCTGTTTAATTTTAAAATTTTATCATCAATGGCTTGAACCCCAATTTCAACCCTTGTGCATCCTAAATTTCTAAAATTGATTATTTCTTTTTCATTTATATAATCAGGCCTTGTTTCTAAAGTTAAGCCCACTATTCTATATTTTGCTTTTTCATTTTTCTTCTGTTCTTTTATTAACTCTTTTTTTAATTCTTTAATTTTTAATTTCGAATAATTATTTCGTAATTCGTAATTCGTAATTCGTAATTCATTGTTATATTCATTAGCTGAACGAAAACATTCTTTAATAAACCAATATTGATATTTTTTGCTAAAAAACGACCAAGTACCTCCCATCACAATCAGTTCAATTTTTTCAACATTATGCCCGTTTGCTTCCAACGCTTTAATGCGGATTGAAACTTGTTTATAAGGATTAAAATTACAAATTATCGCGCGCATTACAGCGGGTTCATTTGAAAGATAACTTTTGGGAATATTTTTTTCAGTAGGGCAATAAACGCATTTGCCCGGGCAAGAATAAGATTTTGTTAAAACAGCAATCGGCGCCACGCCTGAAAGCGTTCTGATTTTTCTTTTTTTTAATATTTCTTTTATTTTGTCGCCTTGCTTATTGTTTAATTTATTGTATAATTTTAATAATTCAGCGTTTGAAATTTGTTTCATTTTTTTCTGATAAAAAAATTCTCTTTTCAAACGCAAAAACTCCTCATTGTTTTGAGGATTAGCTTGGATTATTTTTTTAACTATTTTTTTTACTTCCATATATAAATGATTATATTATAAGTTTTTTAAACATACAAATTTATAGCTATTAAATATAATTAATTTTGACTATTTTGAACCAAAATGTAAATTCAAGAATTTAATGCGCCACTTTTGACATTTTCAGTATTTTAAAACATAAATTCAGCAATAATCTCATTTGGCGTTTTATAATTTAAAATTTTTCTTGGCATGTTATTTAATAATTCTTGAATTTTATAAATATCTTTATCATTAATATTATCTAAATTTGTTTTTTTTTGGCAAATATTGCCTGATAAGTTTGTTAAAATTTTCATCTCCTCCTTTTTGCTAAGAACAATAAGGATCGCAGAAATAGGATTGGACATTGAAAATTTCTTTTGTTTTTTCATGATTCGCATTTTCAGTTCCATTATCTCTTGTTATAGTTTTAATAAGATTATAAGATAGCAAAGATTCAATTGTTTTCTAAATGGCTTGTTCTATTTTTTTAGCTGTTTTGTCTTCGCATTTATGGATTCTGCAAAACATGCTTTTTCTTTCATATTGCGTTGATAGGATATCTTTTTTTGTAAAAATCATACTGTCTGTTTCCCCAATCGCCAATTCTTTGTTTTTTTATCATAGGCAATAATTAACCTGCTCTCCAAGGTTTGGTTAACCAAATTAATGTTATTGCTTATGATAAATGATAAGTAAGAGTGGCGCAATAGGTTTTGAATGTAGTGACCAGTACACATTATTGACATTGTATTTTTAATATGATATTCTTTTATTTAGAAATACCAGTTAATCTAAAAAGGTCGAACTGGTCTAATATAGAAAATTTATTAAACTACTAAAAGAAATATATGGCAGATAAAACACCAGACCAAGAATTCGTGGAATACATTGTAAAAAACATCGTATCACATCCCGATGATGTAAAAACTGTAAGAACAGTAGACGAAATGGGAGTTCTTTTAACTCTTAAAATCAATCCTGAAGATATGGGTTTTGTTGTTGGACGGCAAGGGCAAACTGCTCGCGCTATCCGAACATTACTTAAAATCATCGGAGCTAAAGCAAACGCAAGAATCAACCTAAAAATTGAAGAGCCAGAAGGCGGAAGACGCCCAGCCCCAAGAAGAGAAGAAAAACCAGCTGAAAATGTTGACGCGGATATGGTTGATGACTTAAAAATCTAAATTTAGTTAGATTCACATAAAAAGTCGCGGTTGTAAAATCGCGACTTTTTTGATAGAATTATAATAATATGAAATTTAATATTCTTACAATTTTTCCTAATATTTTTGATTCCTATTTTTCAGAATCCATTTTAAAAAAAGCGCGAGATAAAAAGTTAATTAACATTAATATTGTTAATATCAGAAACTTTACAAATGATAAGCGCAAAACAGTTGATGATTCGCCTTATGGCGGAGGCGCTGGGATGATAATGAAAGTTGAGCCAATTTATAAAGCATTGCGATCATTAAAGAAAAAAAACAGGAAAAAAAGAAAAATTATTTTGTTAACTCCCACTGGAAAACAGTTTGACCAAAAAATAGCTAATAGATATTCTAAATTAGATGAGCTAACTTTTATTTGCGGACGATACGAG
This region of Patescibacteria group bacterium genomic DNA includes:
- a CDS encoding tRNA uridine(34) 5-carboxymethylaminomethyl modification radical SAM/GNAT enzyme Elp3; the encoded protein is MEVKKIVKKIIQANPQNNEEFLRLKREFFYQKKMKQISNAELLKLYNKLNNKQGDKIKEILKKRKIRTLSGVAPIAVLTKSYSCPGKCVYCPTEKNIPKSYLSNEPAVMRAIICNFNPYKQVSIRIKALEANGHNVEKIELIVMGGTWSFFSKKYQYWFIKECFRSANEYNNELRITNYELRNNYSKLKIKELKKELIKEQKKNEKAKYRIVGLTLETRPDYINEKEIINFRNLGCTRVEIGVQAIDDKILKLNRRGSDIKDIIRATKLLRQAGFKICYHLMPNLPGSTPAKDLALFKKIFSNRNFRPDQIKIYPCAVVKGSRLYGWWKRGKYKPYADKQLENLLIKMKKAVPYYVRIIRLIRDIPTVSIEAGNKISNLRQVLQKRLLDEGVVCKCIRCREARNREIKQNDLKLFIEKYQAGDGTEYFLSFESKDRKILFAFLRLRIPNFKNNISPFDKESAPHLMLKGVGGFYNNFPELKNSAIIRELHTYGKIVPIKNSKGKSAVQHKGLGKRLMLKAEEIAKQKRFKKIAVISGIGVREYYRKLGYKLEGTYMIKKL
- a CDS encoding KH domain-containing protein, which gives rise to MADKTPDQEFVEYIVKNIVSHPDDVKTVRTVDEMGVLLTLKINPEDMGFVVGRQGQTARAIRTLLKIIGAKANARINLKIEEPEGGRRPAPRREEKPAENVDADMVDDLKI
- the trmD gene encoding tRNA (guanosine(37)-N1)-methyltransferase TrmD, with product MKFNILTIFPNIFDSYFSESILKKARDKKLININIVNIRNFTNDKRKTVDDSPYGGGAGMIMKVEPIYKALRSLKKKNRKKRKIILLTPTGKQFDQKIANRYSKLDELTFICGRYEGIDARIEEFTDEKISIGPYILNGGEIGAITIIETVSRLIPKVLGNEKSLQEETFALEKKSKKFFIEYPQYTRPEIFKINKKKYKAPKILLSGDHKKIAEWRNKKSRLVDH